The region TTTTGATGAACTTTAGTCATCTGGAATATTAACTCTGTAGATGTGTTCAGTCCTCTGTGCCAAGGAGAGCAAGGATGATAATGCTTTAGTTTGTTGCTGTTACCTATCTTGTCTTTCTGTTGGGCTTTCTCAGGgtagatgaaaaataaatgactctttCGTTCAGTCTTAACTTTGAAGGCACCACACTAAAAGTATACTTCGGATTGTTTTTCTAAAGCTCTGGTACCTTCATTTGCCTGGCCCTTTCTCTGCTCTCTTCCCTTCAAAGTATGTCTGAGTGGCAGAGCAGTCTTGTGTGTTTGGGTTTTGACAGAAATACTTTTAGTTGCTGTTTAGCTGTCCACAGCCATTGCTGGGAACCGTAGTTTTCTTTGGATGTACCTGAGTTTgaagtttcttcttcttccttctccattaGGTTatgtttgctttcattttgtaAAGGTCAGTCAGCAGCTTAAGGCTGTAGGGAcattggtgatgatgatgataatcatATCATCTTAGCCTTTTTCGTGAACCCAGGAAGTATATTTAGGGGTGGAATTAGGTGTCACTGTAGGGGAAGTAGTTCATTTGAAATCAGAAGTGGTTCTTTGAAATCAGAAGTGGTATCTTCCTGTGGGTTGAGTGATAGTCACTGGAAAATTGTTAAATTGTTTCAAGTTTGGAGCCTGGGAGGAAAAACCAAGTTTGTTGTTCTAGTCTCCTTCAGCTCTGGTGTGTTTGTAGCCAAAAGCCAGGCTGTGTGCTGCTCATTTTTCCCCAGTTCATTTGATAGTTGCATAGAAATTTGTTGGATCTAACCTCATTCTTTAGCGGGTACTTGACAACAATGTTGTCAACCtctaaaatcagatttttttttaggagaagTTCTGCCGGTAGCCTCTGGCGCACTTGCCCCACACCCTAGCAGCTCACACTTAGTAGAGGCTTTTCTCTGAAGAATCACACATGCAGGACTGAAGTCTCACTTCTGTGTGCTTCCTGTTCAGTGCTACCTTGCCCTGGCCAAAGGAGGCTTATCTGATGACCATGTCCTCATTCTGCCCATTGGACACTACCAGTCAGTGGTGGAGCTTTCAGCAGAGGTGGTAGAAGAGGTGGAGAAGTACAAGGCTACCTTGAGGAGGTTCTTTAGGAGTCGAGGCAAACGCTGTGTTCTATTTGAGAGGAATTATAAAAGCCATCACCTGCAGCTACAGGTATGTGATCTCTGTCCAAGAGCTTGGAAGGGCCTGgatattgataaatatttaaataatgttaatttttttgaagtatagttgactgacaatattgtattagtttcagatgtacagcaaagtgattcagttcttgtatatatatataaaatatcattttctatttataggttgttacaagatattgaatataattccctctACTAGGTTCACCTAttatgctgctgcaaatggcaacagTTCATCATTTTTCGTATTCCATCGTGTGTATATACAACATGTTCTTAAGGCAgccgtctgttgatggacacttgggttgtactgtaaattggtgcagccgttatggaaaacagtatagaggtttctcagaaaactaaagatagatcctatgatccagcagtctcagtcctgggtatatatccaggaaAGACGAAAacctttaattcaaaaagatgcatgcaccccagttttcatagcagcactattacAACAGCTAAGACTTAGAAACaatccaagtgcccatcaacaaatgttaattttaataaatatttaagtgtttGATTCTAATATAAGATTAAGTATTTGAATAGTTgacttaatactttaaaaaatttagtatgaactttcatattaatatttaaataatattcatcTAAAAGGTTATAGTTTCTGGTGATAACTCCAGGGACTTCCAGGGAAGTGCATAGTCAGCACAACTGAATAGCACAGGTAGTAAGTGCCTTGTTGAGAAAAGAAATGGATAGTTCAGGAAGGTCCCAGGAAAGATTTGGGCCTTGACAGATAAGAGTTTGGAAAGAGAGTGGCTATTTTGTGTGAAGCTTAGCATGAGTGACAGTTCACAGGTAGGAAGCAGTCTCAGGTCTTGCCCAGGGCTTCCAGCTCAGAAATTCAGAGACTGTTATGGGTAATTTGAATGtcattgtggtggttttctttctggcacATTTGTTAAGTTTTCAAATGGGCCTGACTCTGCCACATATATTATATAGGAGCTGGAAAAGGCTTGATGACAAAGAGATCTCTTTCTAGCCTTTTCTGCATCAGAGATGGCCTCCCACATGTGAAAGGCTGTCTCATAAGTTTAAGTCCTTACAGACAGGATGACATAGACCTGTCTGGCCTGAGGAAAATGTCTGCTGAGGGGTGTTCCTCCACCCCTGTGATGAATTTGCTACATCTCAGAGACTGTGCGGGAGGCACAACCTCTCTGAGACCTGCACAAAGAATTTTTCCTGTCTCCCCCCCACCCCTAGGTTATTCCTGTGCCACTCAGCAGCTGTGCTACTGATGACATTAAAGACGCCTTCATCACTCAGGCACAGGAACAGCAGATAGAGCTCCTGGAAATCCCAGAGCACTCAGACATCAAGCAGGTAAAACAGGAGAGGAAGGTGATATTCCAGGGGAAGTATTGGGTTTCTAGCCTATAGAGCCTGAGGTACTCAGaggcattcaacaaatgttaaatagGCAGGTGACAATTTGGTGCTCGAGCATGTGACTAGAGATGAAGATTATATTATAGCAGTTCCTTAGTGCTTTCCTGGGAAGGGCAAGAAATCAGAAATTTCCTAAGGCAGGAACTTAGGAAGGTAGGTGCCACTGGGAGGATCGTTGTAATATCTGCCAgtgtctttttaaacttttgttgtaTTAAAGTTCTTATACTTCTAAATTCTTTGCCAAATTAAAGCTCTTAAGAGATGGGCTGGGATTTTCAATGTTTAAAGTACTATTACATGTCCTCATATGACTCTGTTTACTGTAGATTGCACAGCCAGGAGCAGCATATTTTTATGTTGAACTTGACACAGGAGAGAAACTTTTCCacagaattaaaaagaattttccttTGCAGTTTGGAaggtttgtatatttttcttattttaaatgtgttttcacTAGACCTACTCTGGATAAAGTAGTGGGCTGCATGACGAGTTAAATAAAAAGCCAAACAAGAAATAGTCCTTGCCCTAAGGAGCAAATAGTCTTAGGGCAAGTCAGATACTTAACGTATATGACAGTAATGTAATGTAGAATGTGGAAAGTACCATAAAAAAGTTTTGAGGAACAATGTACTTTAGAAATCCAGAGAAGGGAGAGCCATTTCTGCTTGATGGAAGGCATCATGAAAGGGCTGAAGTTGAGCCTGAGAGGGAGATTTAGAGGGTAAACCTGGTGCCTGGGCATTCTAGCCCAAGGGAGGaaaatgctactatgaacatgtgctctgtgccaggcactgtgccaagaaCTTTCCATGCATTGCCTCATTTAATCTTCTAAACTCTGTGTGGTAGGTACTGTCATCCCAGTTTACCAGTCTGGAGAATGAGACTCTGGAGGAGTGCCCAGTAGAACTTTGCATGATGATAGACATATTCTATAAATCTACACTGTCCTACACAGTAATCCCCAGCCCCATTACTGGTGATTAccgagcacttgaaatgtggctaatgtgactgagaaactcaatttttaatttcatttaattaattatgattaaatttaaatatattaggcTACTGCCttcattgggtttcccaggtggctcagtggtaaagaatctgcctatgcaggagttgcaggagacgtgggtttgatctcctggaggaggaaaaggcaacccactccagtattcttgcctgggaaatcccatggacgtaagagtggtggactacagtccgtgaggttgcaaagagctggacatgaccaagcatGCTGGTGGCTTTAGTAGTGGACAGTGTGGCTCTAGAGTGGTGAGGTAGCTTGTCCATGGTCACAGTGACCTGGCCTGCTGGACCCCAAAATTGAGGTCTTAACTCAGTACTCTGAAGTGTCCTAAAGATTTGGATGAGGCTTCATTTCTGTTCCTCACATCATGGAGAACATGACTGTACGACTGTACAGGGAGTGGTATAAATTAGgcagagactgaaggcaggagtttGCTGGCAAGAAGAGATTATGGAGGGTAGTTGGAAAAATGTGCAGGACAGATTATCTGGTGCTGGTGTCTGTGTTTTGCAGtggttttttttccctagttAGAACTGAGCTTTGAGTCAACTCTGAACCATTTTTGGGCCAATTTGGAAAGCCTCTAAGAGACTGCCACCAGTAGACAAGTCTAGTAAATGTAGTTGTCTACATTTTCAAAGCagataataaatgagaaaaagtgtATTAGGAGCTTCAGACATCTGACATTATCTTTTGTGTTGTTGATtcagcagcagacacaggtttaGATACTGAGGGCACATGCATGTAAGCTTACAGAGGAGAGATTCTTTGAATGATTTTATGCTCTTGATATTTGGTTGTATTTTCAACACTGAGTATTTTTCAGAGTAGTAACTTACAGgtgatagtgaaagtgttagtcactcagtcatgttcgactctttgccaccctatggactgtagcctgccaggttcctctgtctgggattttccaggcaagaatattggagtgggttgccatttccttctccaggggatcttcgcaacccagggatcaaacctgcgtctccagtgtctcctgcattagcaggcagattttttaccatctgaaccaccagggaacatAGCATTTTATAGTTAACAAAATACTTgagaagacatcttttttttcctgctgtacaAGAAGGATGGGTCTATCttcattctacagatgaagagGTAGTCTCATAGTCTGCCCAGAGAATAAGAACTTGAGCTTAGGTCCTTTGACTTTTAGAAgattctgtgatttgtttttaGCCTTTCTATTTACTGTAGCTTCAAAGTGGAAAATGAACCAAACAAATGTACAAATAGGGTTATTTCTAATAtatcaaaataagtaaaaatagaaaGCAGTGGCATTTAGAAGATAGCTTGTGTGAGAGGTGATTTTGTTGACATTGAGCATGTGGTATTGTGCCTATATAGACTTGAGGGCActaaaaaaaaggcagaaagtcAGATCAGGGTATGATACTAGGTGCCTGACTTTTCACCGTGCCCTCAGCCCATTAATGGCCTGAGATAACGAAACTAGAGTCTAAGGCAGGATGTAATTACAACTAGTTTGGTGCTTTGATTGTGTTATCTTCATACATTAGAAAACCCTTATTTTGCATGTCATAGGCGAGGAAATCAAGACACAGAGATGAAGTAATCTGTTCTTAGACAGCAAACGGCAGAGCTAGGAATGGAATCCAGTCTCGTCTCTTTCTGATTGCAGGGCCTGCCCTCTTTCTACTATGTCATGTTGATTCTCTAGGTAGCAGTAACGTAGTTCCAGGTTGTTCAGAGGAGTAAATGGAATTTGAGGAGTTAGAGAAGAGCTAAGACCTGGGCTGGTCACTTTAAAACAGATGTGATTTTGATAGATAGAATGGCAGAGATAGCCCTCAGGGAAGAGAACATGGTGTGAGCAAAGTTAGAGGAATTTGCATGCCTTTTTTGGGTGATGCTGAGCAGAGCTCTCTGGCTGGAGAGGAATCGAAGGTTTTGGACGGATATTGTCCATTTTGACTTCTCTGTCCTCTTTTTGCAGGGAGGTCCTGGCTAGTGAAGCTATCCTTAATATTCCTGACAAGTCTGACTGGAGGAAGTGTCAGATGagtaaggaagaggaggagactcTGGCTCGCCGCTTCCGGAAAGACTTTGAGCCCTTTGACTTCACCGTGGATGATGACTGAGTAAAGGGAAAAAGCACTTGATGAACTTCACAGGGTATAATAGCAGCCTGCTTTTTAGGAAACAACAGTCTCCCATGGGGACTGTTTTCCTGCCTCTTTTTGTGTATTCCCATGGAACCTGCCTGTAGCAAGAGGCCTAAGATTGAATATTTTTTGGGAAAAGTCATATTTTAGGATGAAGATCTTATGTTAAAAGCATATCTGTCATCCAGTTCCAAGTAGAGGTTATGTTTgtcaacattttcaaaaatatttaaactatataAAATCCAAATGCTTTTTCATGGTTGGGAAGTGTCTTGTGTTCATGTTACCTGTAACTAGTGAAAtgaagtagtgtgtgtgtgtatatagtagGAGGGGCCAGGGCTTTAGGTCCAGCTGTTATCCCAGGATCTCACAGGTGGCTTCTTACTGAGCAATCCAGAATGGAGAAGGGACCCAAGGCCTTAGCCATTTTTCCCTTGTAGAATTCATCTTACTGATAGAAAAGAGCTCATTCAGTCCTTCAGGAAATACTTAACTCCTCTGTACTAgacatttttctagactccaggAGTATAGCCATGTCCCAACATGATTTCCTGTTGTTCCATAGTTTACAGTCTAAttgggaagagaaggggcaagatttttaaaaagatgagttcTCCTTTACCGAGAAGTGAGCTTTAGTTGCTGTTTGATAGTTACAAATTCAAGGTGCTCTGGATTGCTGATAGGGTTTGGGGGCTCATCAGGATATAGGCCACAGGTGAAGTTAAGAGAATGGATGAAAGTAGGATGAATACAGTTGTAAGCTGAAGAAGACTACCTGAGAAATATCAGTATTTAAGGAGTGCCTGGAAATCGAGTCATCCAAGAAGTACATGGgaaaagagcagagagagagtGATCACAAGAGAATGCCTTATCTTAGAAGCCAAAGAAAAATAACTGCTCCTATACACTGGGCACTTACGGCCCAGACACTCTTACTTAATCCTCATAAGATAgctatgaggtaggtattattacctctgttttacacatgaaaaaACAAGCTGGCAAGCTTCAAGATGATAGAGCCTGAAGGTAACcagccaggattttttttttttaattcagaaaaacCTCAAAAAGTGAACTATCGGAAACAACTCAGTTCCTGCAAAGATGGCCACTTAAGGGTCTTCAGCATCCCTTCATAGCTCTTCCAAGTAAGAATTAGGGATTTTGGCCCTACCTATGCCTATCAGATACACTCCAGAGCCAGATGCTGCCCACTTAGCAAATGAGGACTTCATTCTGTTTGGATAGTCTGCCACAATCTGTGTAGTCTGCCCAGCTAGAAGGGACATGCTTTTGGTGGTACTGTGTGCCACCTTCAAGACTGATGCTCCAGCTCCATGGCTAGCAAGCATATATGGGAATCAGAATTTTGGATACTACACACAGGTTAGTGGTGAACTACTATACAACATGGTTTGTATCTTACAGTGTTCAACATCCTGGCTGCAATATTCAGGGATCTGGGGGACAACAGACATTTGCTATAACAATGTCCATTCAGTGCTTTCAAAACAGCAACACTACTGTGGTGCACCTACTGTATCCACCTTAGAAGTCTCAACATGCTACATCTTTAGTGGCAGTCATGTCACAAAACGTTAGCTGAATTCTAAGTTCACAACCCAGGCTGCACAAATGATGGTCCAAGTGCACATAATCTCAAAGGAGGGGCAAATGACCAGGCTTAAGGAAACTCTCACTTAGAGAATTTGATTCCATGCCGATATACCTTGGAGTGACTGATGAGATCAACTTCCATGAAGCGTACAACACTCAAAGCGAGAATGGGGAGTTGGCGCCCCTATTCTAAGGCAGTCTGCCACTCGGACGCACTTAATTACTGTTGCACCAATAGCTATCGGAAGCTTGCCTCCAGCTCTGCCTGGCGTGTCGGAAACAACCCCACAATGAGGAACTTCCGTGCTGGCAAACCCACAACTGGAGGTACGCCTGACAGCAAGCTCCGTGAGGCTTTTAGGGAAAAGCTCCCGAAGTCAGGCGGAGCATTCTTTACTCCGGAACAGCGTCACATCCTTGAGTTGTTTGGGGTTATAGGGGAGATCCTAGAACAGGTGCATACGAAGTcatttaagagaagaaaagaaaaatgaactatgACGCCTAATGCATCAGCGGGCCTGTTAGCGCAGAATTCTTTCTAGTTCTTCGGATTTCCCAATATTTAAATCCTCGGT is a window of Bos mutus isolate GX-2022 chromosome 26, NWIPB_WYAK_1.1, whole genome shotgun sequence DNA encoding:
- the CWF19L1 gene encoding CWF19-like protein 1 isoform X2; this encodes MKLMDAAELVKQPPDVTENPYRKSGKEASTGKQTPAPEEESACQFFFDLNEKQGRKRSSTGRDSKSSPHPKQPRKPPQPPGPCWFCLASPEVEKHLVVNIGTHCYLALAKGGLSDDHVLILPIGHYQSVVELSAEVVEEVEKYKATLRRFFRSRGKRCVLFERNYKSHHLQLQVIPVPLSSCATDDIKDAFITQAQEQQIELLEIPEHSDIKQIAQPGAAYFYVELDTGEKLFHRIKKNFPLQFGREVLASEAILNIPDKSDWRKCQMSKEEEETLARRFRKDFEPFDFTVDDD